The DNA window ACGTCATTTGTCTTATGTAACGCACCTAAAGTGTACGGCACAACCCGCACAAGCGCCAGTGATTCGAGTGGCAACGACCTGTTTTATTGCGCCTTCCCACCCGATACGCCGTGATATAGTTTCTTCCAGCGTGGCTACGATCGGATTGGTGACCTCTGGTGACCGGCTTGGTGCCACGTGTTACGATGCTCGGTAGGGCCACGGTTGCGATTGCTGGCCGCGCGGCAAAACAGTACGCACTCGCGGTGCGCACCCTCGGGACCACCGCGTGCAAAGCCCACGATGACCACGGACCGGGAGTGACGGGTGGCGGTGCGGCTCCGAACCAGGAGCTGCAGCTAACGTACCTGACCGAGGAAGACAAACAGGGCATCGCGGTGCTCGGCTTGAATCGTCCGACGGCGCGCAACTCTTTCAGCAAAACACTCGTCACGCAGCTGCTCGACGCGATCGAGCTGCTGACGCACGACAAAAACGTGCGTGTCGTGATCGTGCGTAGCCTGGTGCCGGGTGTGTTCTGTGCCGGAGCGGATCTCAAGGAACGGGCCACCTTTACGCCGCAGGAGGTGAGCCGGTTCGTGTCGAAACTGCGCCAGATGATGGTGAACATAGAGCAGATGCCgacaccggtggtggccgcgatcGACGGGGCCGCACTCGGTGGTGGGCTCGAGATGGCACTCGCCTGCGATATGCGGGTCGTGGCCACGAACGCAAAGCTGGGCCTGGTCGAGACGAAGCTCGGAATCATTCCTGGGGCGGGCGGAACCCAACGCCTGCCGCGCATCCTCAATCCGGCCCTCGCGAAGGAGCTCATCTTTACCGCACGTCAGTTCAGTGGCGAGGAAGCGAAAGCCCTTGGCATCGTGAACCACGCGGTCCAGCCGAACGACACGGGCGACGCGGCGTACCGTCGTGCCCTCGAACTAGCGATGGAAATCGTGCCCAACGGGCCGGTCGGCGTGCGCATGGCCAAGAAGGCGATCGACAAGGGTCTGCAGGTGGACCTTGCCACGGCGTACGCGATCGAGGAAGCGTGCTACGCGCAGGTCATCCCGACCAAGGACCGCCTCGAAGGGTTACGGGCCTTTGCCGAGAAGCGGAAGCCAAACTTTATCGGCGAATAAATCGACGGGGTGGCAGGCGGTCCCTTCGCAACGGGACCACGTACGACCATGATGACTCAACCGCTCGAGAACTCGGCTCGCTGTGATAGGTGCTAACACAGGAAACGTGCATTTATATTCCCTCGTATCTTATCGTAACCTCCTCGATCATCCGTGGATCACATTTCGCTCCCGTAACTCAAAGTTActgatttttgttgttttttcattacAAAATAATACAATTGCCCTAATAGAGTGTATCGTTACGAATAAAGGCAGGGGGATTGACAACATTCCAACCCT is part of the Anopheles bellator unplaced genomic scaffold, idAnoBellAS_SP24_06.2 scaffold02360_ctg1, whole genome shotgun sequence genome and encodes:
- the LOC131214761 gene encoding enoyl-CoA hydratase domain-containing protein 2, mitochondrial — translated: MLGRATVAIAGRAAKQYALAVRTLGTTACKAHDDHGPGVTGGGAAPNQELQLTYLTEEDKQGIAVLGLNRPTARNSFSKTLVTQLLDAIELLTHDKNVRVVIVRSLVPGVFCAGADLKERATFTPQEVSRFVSKLRQMMVNIEQMPTPVVAAIDGAALGGGLEMALACDMRVVATNAKLGLVETKLGIIPGAGGTQRLPRILNPALAKELIFTARQFSGEEAKALGIVNHAVQPNDTGDAAYRRALELAMEIVPNGPVGVRMAKKAIDKGLQVDLATAYAIEEACYAQVIPTKDRLEGLRAFAEKRKPNFIGE